From the genome of Sander lucioperca isolate FBNREF2018 chromosome 1, SLUC_FBN_1.2, whole genome shotgun sequence, one region includes:
- the LOC116052622 gene encoding phosphoethanolamine N-methyltransferase 3-like isoform X1, with product MARDKYCWSAKIAYPEADEGRVPLAHTISQFNINPRSNMTEFWKEHSKAATVEEMMLDSRARELTQHELPEILSVLPSLAGSRVLELGAGIGRFTSHLLTKAGHVTAVDFMESFVERNRQDNGHHSNATFIQADVTKLDIPQNSIDFVFSNWLLMYLSDTELKSFIEKTLGWLRPGGFFFFRESCNHRSGDSKRDFNPTCYRTEAQYSHLVSSLQVEVPEGGQKFGFDIVLKKKVQAYVEMKNNQNQICWLLEKVPRSSSTQNGFNTFQQFLDNQQYTNRGILRYEKMFGAGYVSTGGPSTTKEFVDLLNLKPGQKVLDVGCGIGGGDFYMAKTFGVEVLGLDLSNNMVDIAMERAITEKLPSVQFEVADATKRSFPEGSFDVIYSRDTILHIDDKLALFKRFHSWLKPGGKLLISDYCCGEKPWTPVFEAYVKQRGYVLYTPSQYGKFLQDAGFCNVCSEDRTAQFIQVIKTELQRAEVIKDEFIQEFSEEDYFAIVNGWSEKLERSNSGDQRWGLFYATRN from the exons ATGGCACGGGACAAATACTGCTGGTCAGCAAAAATTGCCTATCCGGAAGCCGATGAGGGGAGAGTGCCGCTAGCTCACACCATTTCACAATTCAACATAAACC CTCGTAGCAACATGACAGAGTTTTGGAAAGAGCACTCCAAGGCCGCCACAGTGGAGGAGATGATGCTGGACTCTCGTGCCAGGGAGCTGACCCAACATGAGCTCCCCGAGATCCTGTCCGTACTGCCCAGCCTGGCTGGATCCAGAGTGCTGGAACTGGGAGCTGGCATCGG tCGTTTCACCAGCCACCTGCTGACCAAGGCTGGCCATGTGACGGCTGTGGACTTCATGGAAAGCTTTGTGGAGAGGAACAGGCAGGACAATGGTCACCATAGCAACGCTACCTTCATCCAAGCTGACGTCACAAAGCTGGATATCCCCCAAAACAG CATTGACTTTGTCTTTTCCAACTGGCTGCTGATGTACCTGAGCGACACAGAGCTAAAGTCCTTTATAGAGAAGACACTGGGCTGGCTGCGGCCCGGTGGCTTCTTTTTCTTCAGAGAGTCCTGCAACCACCGGTCAG GTGACTCCAAGAGGGACTTTAACCCCACTTGCTACCGCACTGAGGCACAATACAGCCACCTGGTATCATCACTACAAGTGGAGGTGCCAGAGGGGGGCCAAAAGTTTGGTTTCGACATTGTGTTGAAAAAGAAAGTTCAGGCCTATGTTGAG ATGAaaaataatcagaatcagatctGCTGGCTTCTGGAGAAGGTTCCCCGCTCCTCGAGCACCCAGAACGGATTCAACACCTTTCAGCAGTTCCTGGACAACCAGCAGTACACCAACCGCGGCATCCTGCGCTACGAGAAGATGTTTGGGGCTGGTTACGTCAGCACAGGGGGGCCCAGCACCACCAAG GAGTTTGTGGACCTGCTGAACCTGAAGCCTGGACAGAAGGTTCTAGATGTTGGCTGTGGCATTGGTGGAGGAGACTTTTACATGGCAAAG ACCTTTGGAGTGGAGGTGCTTGGCCTGGATTTGTCAAACAACATGGTGGACATCGCCATGGAGAGGGCGATCACGGAGAAGCTGCCATCA GTCCAGTTTGAGGTGGCTGATGCCACTAAGAGGTCGTTCCCAGAAGGTTCCTTTGATGTGATCTACAGCAGAGACACAATCCTGCACATAGATGACAAACTGGCCCTCTTCAAACGCTTCCAT TCATGGTTAAAGCCAGGTGGAAAGTTGCTCATCAGTGATTACTGCTGCGGGGAGAAGCCCTGGACACCGGTGTTTGAGGCCTACGTCAAACAGAGAGGCTATGTTCTCTATACACCCTCACAGTATGGCAAG TTCCTCCAGGATGCTGGTTTCTGCAATGTTTGCTCAGAAGACCGGACAGCCCAGTTTATCCAGGTGATAAAGACAGAGCTGCAGAGAGCTGAAGTCATCAAGGATGAATTCATTCAG GAATTCTCTGAAGAGGACTATTTTGCAATAGTAAATGGATGGAGTGAAAAACTGGAACGTTCCAACAGTGGAGACCAACGATGGGGACTCTTTTATGCGACAAGGAATTGA
- the LOC116052622 gene encoding phosphoethanolamine N-methyltransferase 3-like isoform X3 codes for MEKARSNMTEFWKEHSKAATVEEMMLDSRARELTQHELPEILSVLPSLAGSRVLELGAGIGRFTSHLLTKAGHVTAVDFMESFVERNRQDNGHHSNATFIQADVTKLDIPQNSIDFVFSNWLLMYLSDTELKSFIEKTLGWLRPGGFFFFRESCNHRSGDSKRDFNPTCYRTEAQYSHLVSSLQVEVPEGGQKFGFDIVLKKKVQAYVEMKNNQNQICWLLEKVPRSSSTQNGFNTFQQFLDNQQYTNRGILRYEKMFGAGYVSTGGPSTTKEFVDLLNLKPGQKVLDVGCGIGGGDFYMAKTFGVEVLGLDLSNNMVDIAMERAITEKLPSVQFEVADATKRSFPEGSFDVIYSRDTILHIDDKLALFKRFHSWLKPGGKLLISDYCCGEKPWTPVFEAYVKQRGYVLYTPSQYGKFLQDAGFCNVCSEDRTAQFIQVIKTELQRAEVIKDEFIQEFSEEDYFAIVNGWSEKLERSNSGDQRWGLFYATRN; via the exons ATGGAAAAAG CTCGTAGCAACATGACAGAGTTTTGGAAAGAGCACTCCAAGGCCGCCACAGTGGAGGAGATGATGCTGGACTCTCGTGCCAGGGAGCTGACCCAACATGAGCTCCCCGAGATCCTGTCCGTACTGCCCAGCCTGGCTGGATCCAGAGTGCTGGAACTGGGAGCTGGCATCGG tCGTTTCACCAGCCACCTGCTGACCAAGGCTGGCCATGTGACGGCTGTGGACTTCATGGAAAGCTTTGTGGAGAGGAACAGGCAGGACAATGGTCACCATAGCAACGCTACCTTCATCCAAGCTGACGTCACAAAGCTGGATATCCCCCAAAACAG CATTGACTTTGTCTTTTCCAACTGGCTGCTGATGTACCTGAGCGACACAGAGCTAAAGTCCTTTATAGAGAAGACACTGGGCTGGCTGCGGCCCGGTGGCTTCTTTTTCTTCAGAGAGTCCTGCAACCACCGGTCAG GTGACTCCAAGAGGGACTTTAACCCCACTTGCTACCGCACTGAGGCACAATACAGCCACCTGGTATCATCACTACAAGTGGAGGTGCCAGAGGGGGGCCAAAAGTTTGGTTTCGACATTGTGTTGAAAAAGAAAGTTCAGGCCTATGTTGAG ATGAaaaataatcagaatcagatctGCTGGCTTCTGGAGAAGGTTCCCCGCTCCTCGAGCACCCAGAACGGATTCAACACCTTTCAGCAGTTCCTGGACAACCAGCAGTACACCAACCGCGGCATCCTGCGCTACGAGAAGATGTTTGGGGCTGGTTACGTCAGCACAGGGGGGCCCAGCACCACCAAG GAGTTTGTGGACCTGCTGAACCTGAAGCCTGGACAGAAGGTTCTAGATGTTGGCTGTGGCATTGGTGGAGGAGACTTTTACATGGCAAAG ACCTTTGGAGTGGAGGTGCTTGGCCTGGATTTGTCAAACAACATGGTGGACATCGCCATGGAGAGGGCGATCACGGAGAAGCTGCCATCA GTCCAGTTTGAGGTGGCTGATGCCACTAAGAGGTCGTTCCCAGAAGGTTCCTTTGATGTGATCTACAGCAGAGACACAATCCTGCACATAGATGACAAACTGGCCCTCTTCAAACGCTTCCAT TCATGGTTAAAGCCAGGTGGAAAGTTGCTCATCAGTGATTACTGCTGCGGGGAGAAGCCCTGGACACCGGTGTTTGAGGCCTACGTCAAACAGAGAGGCTATGTTCTCTATACACCCTCACAGTATGGCAAG TTCCTCCAGGATGCTGGTTTCTGCAATGTTTGCTCAGAAGACCGGACAGCCCAGTTTATCCAGGTGATAAAGACAGAGCTGCAGAGAGCTGAAGTCATCAAGGATGAATTCATTCAG GAATTCTCTGAAGAGGACTATTTTGCAATAGTAAATGGATGGAGTGAAAAACTGGAACGTTCCAACAGTGGAGACCAACGATGGGGACTCTTTTATGCGACAAGGAATTGA
- the LOC116052622 gene encoding phosphoethanolamine N-methyltransferase 3-like isoform X2 gives MKTFTLPQLTSFYWWIGARSNMTEFWKEHSKAATVEEMMLDSRARELTQHELPEILSVLPSLAGSRVLELGAGIGRFTSHLLTKAGHVTAVDFMESFVERNRQDNGHHSNATFIQADVTKLDIPQNSIDFVFSNWLLMYLSDTELKSFIEKTLGWLRPGGFFFFRESCNHRSGDSKRDFNPTCYRTEAQYSHLVSSLQVEVPEGGQKFGFDIVLKKKVQAYVEMKNNQNQICWLLEKVPRSSSTQNGFNTFQQFLDNQQYTNRGILRYEKMFGAGYVSTGGPSTTKEFVDLLNLKPGQKVLDVGCGIGGGDFYMAKTFGVEVLGLDLSNNMVDIAMERAITEKLPSVQFEVADATKRSFPEGSFDVIYSRDTILHIDDKLALFKRFHSWLKPGGKLLISDYCCGEKPWTPVFEAYVKQRGYVLYTPSQYGKFLQDAGFCNVCSEDRTAQFIQVIKTELQRAEVIKDEFIQEFSEEDYFAIVNGWSEKLERSNSGDQRWGLFYATRN, from the exons ATGAAGACATTTACTTTACCTCAGTTAACATCTTTTTACTGGTGGATTGGAG CTCGTAGCAACATGACAGAGTTTTGGAAAGAGCACTCCAAGGCCGCCACAGTGGAGGAGATGATGCTGGACTCTCGTGCCAGGGAGCTGACCCAACATGAGCTCCCCGAGATCCTGTCCGTACTGCCCAGCCTGGCTGGATCCAGAGTGCTGGAACTGGGAGCTGGCATCGG tCGTTTCACCAGCCACCTGCTGACCAAGGCTGGCCATGTGACGGCTGTGGACTTCATGGAAAGCTTTGTGGAGAGGAACAGGCAGGACAATGGTCACCATAGCAACGCTACCTTCATCCAAGCTGACGTCACAAAGCTGGATATCCCCCAAAACAG CATTGACTTTGTCTTTTCCAACTGGCTGCTGATGTACCTGAGCGACACAGAGCTAAAGTCCTTTATAGAGAAGACACTGGGCTGGCTGCGGCCCGGTGGCTTCTTTTTCTTCAGAGAGTCCTGCAACCACCGGTCAG GTGACTCCAAGAGGGACTTTAACCCCACTTGCTACCGCACTGAGGCACAATACAGCCACCTGGTATCATCACTACAAGTGGAGGTGCCAGAGGGGGGCCAAAAGTTTGGTTTCGACATTGTGTTGAAAAAGAAAGTTCAGGCCTATGTTGAG ATGAaaaataatcagaatcagatctGCTGGCTTCTGGAGAAGGTTCCCCGCTCCTCGAGCACCCAGAACGGATTCAACACCTTTCAGCAGTTCCTGGACAACCAGCAGTACACCAACCGCGGCATCCTGCGCTACGAGAAGATGTTTGGGGCTGGTTACGTCAGCACAGGGGGGCCCAGCACCACCAAG GAGTTTGTGGACCTGCTGAACCTGAAGCCTGGACAGAAGGTTCTAGATGTTGGCTGTGGCATTGGTGGAGGAGACTTTTACATGGCAAAG ACCTTTGGAGTGGAGGTGCTTGGCCTGGATTTGTCAAACAACATGGTGGACATCGCCATGGAGAGGGCGATCACGGAGAAGCTGCCATCA GTCCAGTTTGAGGTGGCTGATGCCACTAAGAGGTCGTTCCCAGAAGGTTCCTTTGATGTGATCTACAGCAGAGACACAATCCTGCACATAGATGACAAACTGGCCCTCTTCAAACGCTTCCAT TCATGGTTAAAGCCAGGTGGAAAGTTGCTCATCAGTGATTACTGCTGCGGGGAGAAGCCCTGGACACCGGTGTTTGAGGCCTACGTCAAACAGAGAGGCTATGTTCTCTATACACCCTCACAGTATGGCAAG TTCCTCCAGGATGCTGGTTTCTGCAATGTTTGCTCAGAAGACCGGACAGCCCAGTTTATCCAGGTGATAAAGACAGAGCTGCAGAGAGCTGAAGTCATCAAGGATGAATTCATTCAG GAATTCTCTGAAGAGGACTATTTTGCAATAGTAAATGGATGGAGTGAAAAACTGGAACGTTCCAACAGTGGAGACCAACGATGGGGACTCTTTTATGCGACAAGGAATTGA
- the LOC116052622 gene encoding phosphoethanolamine N-methyltransferase 3-like isoform X4 produces MTEFWKEHSKAATVEEMMLDSRARELTQHELPEILSVLPSLAGSRVLELGAGIGRFTSHLLTKAGHVTAVDFMESFVERNRQDNGHHSNATFIQADVTKLDIPQNSIDFVFSNWLLMYLSDTELKSFIEKTLGWLRPGGFFFFRESCNHRSGDSKRDFNPTCYRTEAQYSHLVSSLQVEVPEGGQKFGFDIVLKKKVQAYVEMKNNQNQICWLLEKVPRSSSTQNGFNTFQQFLDNQQYTNRGILRYEKMFGAGYVSTGGPSTTKEFVDLLNLKPGQKVLDVGCGIGGGDFYMAKTFGVEVLGLDLSNNMVDIAMERAITEKLPSVQFEVADATKRSFPEGSFDVIYSRDTILHIDDKLALFKRFHSWLKPGGKLLISDYCCGEKPWTPVFEAYVKQRGYVLYTPSQYGKFLQDAGFCNVCSEDRTAQFIQVIKTELQRAEVIKDEFIQEFSEEDYFAIVNGWSEKLERSNSGDQRWGLFYATRN; encoded by the exons ATGACAGAGTTTTGGAAAGAGCACTCCAAGGCCGCCACAGTGGAGGAGATGATGCTGGACTCTCGTGCCAGGGAGCTGACCCAACATGAGCTCCCCGAGATCCTGTCCGTACTGCCCAGCCTGGCTGGATCCAGAGTGCTGGAACTGGGAGCTGGCATCGG tCGTTTCACCAGCCACCTGCTGACCAAGGCTGGCCATGTGACGGCTGTGGACTTCATGGAAAGCTTTGTGGAGAGGAACAGGCAGGACAATGGTCACCATAGCAACGCTACCTTCATCCAAGCTGACGTCACAAAGCTGGATATCCCCCAAAACAG CATTGACTTTGTCTTTTCCAACTGGCTGCTGATGTACCTGAGCGACACAGAGCTAAAGTCCTTTATAGAGAAGACACTGGGCTGGCTGCGGCCCGGTGGCTTCTTTTTCTTCAGAGAGTCCTGCAACCACCGGTCAG GTGACTCCAAGAGGGACTTTAACCCCACTTGCTACCGCACTGAGGCACAATACAGCCACCTGGTATCATCACTACAAGTGGAGGTGCCAGAGGGGGGCCAAAAGTTTGGTTTCGACATTGTGTTGAAAAAGAAAGTTCAGGCCTATGTTGAG ATGAaaaataatcagaatcagatctGCTGGCTTCTGGAGAAGGTTCCCCGCTCCTCGAGCACCCAGAACGGATTCAACACCTTTCAGCAGTTCCTGGACAACCAGCAGTACACCAACCGCGGCATCCTGCGCTACGAGAAGATGTTTGGGGCTGGTTACGTCAGCACAGGGGGGCCCAGCACCACCAAG GAGTTTGTGGACCTGCTGAACCTGAAGCCTGGACAGAAGGTTCTAGATGTTGGCTGTGGCATTGGTGGAGGAGACTTTTACATGGCAAAG ACCTTTGGAGTGGAGGTGCTTGGCCTGGATTTGTCAAACAACATGGTGGACATCGCCATGGAGAGGGCGATCACGGAGAAGCTGCCATCA GTCCAGTTTGAGGTGGCTGATGCCACTAAGAGGTCGTTCCCAGAAGGTTCCTTTGATGTGATCTACAGCAGAGACACAATCCTGCACATAGATGACAAACTGGCCCTCTTCAAACGCTTCCAT TCATGGTTAAAGCCAGGTGGAAAGTTGCTCATCAGTGATTACTGCTGCGGGGAGAAGCCCTGGACACCGGTGTTTGAGGCCTACGTCAAACAGAGAGGCTATGTTCTCTATACACCCTCACAGTATGGCAAG TTCCTCCAGGATGCTGGTTTCTGCAATGTTTGCTCAGAAGACCGGACAGCCCAGTTTATCCAGGTGATAAAGACAGAGCTGCAGAGAGCTGAAGTCATCAAGGATGAATTCATTCAG GAATTCTCTGAAGAGGACTATTTTGCAATAGTAAATGGATGGAGTGAAAAACTGGAACGTTCCAACAGTGGAGACCAACGATGGGGACTCTTTTATGCGACAAGGAATTGA